Within the Thermostichus lividus PCC 6715 genome, the region GAGGAAGTGTTAGCTGCAGCCAGCACTAAATGGAATTTTCTACCCTTTCGGCCAAGATTAGTGGGAGGGCACTGTATTGGTGTTGATCCCTATTACCTGACCTATAAGGCGATCGCCCACAACTACCATCCTGAGCTGATTTTGGCTGGTCGTCGTATCAATGATAATATGGGCTTTTATGTAGCGGCACAGTTCCTGAAATTATTAGCTAAAAAGGGAATTAGTCTTTCAGAAGCCCGTATTTTAGTCATGGGCTTAACCTTTAAGGAAAACTGTCCAGATCTACGGAACACTCGTGTTGTTGATATTATTGCTGAACTCCAAAGTTATGGTCTGCACGTTGATGTTTATGATCCATGGGTTGATGCCATACAAGCCGAAATAGAATACGGAATTCAGCCTATTCAGCATCTGCAGCCCAATATGTGGGATGGCATTGTGATTGCTGTAGCTCATCAACAATTTCGCGATATGGGGTCTGCTGGAATTCGTCAACTGCTTAAAGCAGAAGGTGTTCTCTATGATGTGAAGTGGATTTTGGCGAAGGACGATGTCGATGGTCGGCTGTAGTTAGGAGGCGGCTTGCATGAATATTTTGGTGACTGGCGTTGCGGGCTTTATTGGCAATGCAGTAGCTCTGAAGCTTCTACAGCGGGGCGACATTGTCATTGGCCTTGATAACTTAAACAACTACTATGATGTCAGCCTCAAGAAGGCACGGCTCCAGCGGCTGGAAGCGTTTCAGCAAACTCACCAGTTTGTTTTTAGAAAAATCGACTTAGCCGATCGCCAAGATGTAAACCAGCTTTTTGAAGATTATCCGCCACAGCGAGTCATTCACCTTGCGGCTCAAGCGGGGGTGCGCTACTCCATTGAGAATCCTCTAACCTATATCGATAGTAATATTGTTGGCTTTACCCACATTCTTGAAGGCTGTCGGCACCATGCCGTTGAGCACCTTGTCTATGCCAGCAGTTCGAGCGTCTATGGTGCTAACAAAAAACTCCCCTTCTCTGTTCACGACAATATCGATCATCCCCTGAGCCTGTACGCCGCCACCAAAAAAGCCAATGAACTGATGGCTCATACCTATAGCTACCTTTACGGTATTCCGACCACAGGGTTGCGCTTTTTCACCGTTTATGGCCCTTGGGGGCGACCCGATATGGCACTTTTTAAGTTTACCCAAGCCATCCTCAATGATGAACCATTGCCAGTGTTTAACTATGGCAAGCATCGGCGGGATTTTACCTATATTGATGACATTGTCGAAGGCATTATTCGTGTACTGGATCGCCCTGCCACCCCCAATCCTCAGTGGGATGGCTATGCCCCGGATCCCGGAACCAGCCTTGCCCCGTGGCGGGTGTACAACATCGGTGCCCACACGCCGGTGGAACTGCTACGCTATATTGAGCTTCTAGAAACTTATCTTGGTAAAAAAGCACAATTGAACCTTCTGCCCCTACAACCCGGTGATGTCCCCGATACCCATGCTGATGTCTTGGCTCTCAAGGAGGATACCGGTTATGAGCCAACGACCTCCGTCGAGGTTGGTGTGCAGCGATTTGTGGAGTGGTACTGTGACTTTTATCAAATTCAGATCTAGCTGTACTGAGGTTCGCGTTAATGTCACTAGACAGTCGTTATGTAAATGGTAGCTTGGGGGCAGAAGGTCTGTTAATGAGTGACCCTGAGCCTCATTCAGAAAGCCTCCTGCAACCCATTACTGCTGATAAAATCACCATTGGTGAATTTCTAGCGGGCATTAAGCGGCGATGGAAACCTGCAGTTATTGCTGGCGCAGTCACTGCAGTAGCATACTTAGGCTACTACTACCTATTCTTAAGGAGTTATCAACACACCATTTCACTACAGGTAGAGGCCATCAAGCCCTTAGGAGCTAGGCAGGGTACCAGTTTAGAGGCTATTCGTGGCCTATCGGTACCGAGTCTACCGCTCCTCTCAGGTGAAGCAGTAGGAGATACCACTACGCTTGTACAAATCCTCAATAGTGATTTAGTCCTCAGGCCGCTCTATGAGCAGTTGGTAGAACAAAATCCCGACTTAGATCCACAAACGTACACCTATCGCGCTTTTCGTAAAAGTCTCAGCATTGAGGAGCCAAGACCAACTGGTCTATTGGGTAATCGTGGTAATGCCAAAGTGCTTCAAATAACTTTTTCGGCAAATAATAAAAGTATAGTAAAAAATGCGCTTGATTTAATTTCAAAAGAGTTGACTCAGTTTAATGAAGCAGAAAAGCAGGAACAGATTTTTCAAAATCTACGATATGTTAATCAAGAAATTCAAAAAACTCTGAGCCAAATTGATGAGCTTGAGGATCAATTGAATCAGTTCCGATCTGAAAATCAAGTGCTGCGCCCTGATTCTGCTATTGCAGGGGGCATAAGCGGTGGGCAAGGCGGTAGCAGCGACGCAGATCTGTATCGGGTGCAACTTGCAAATTTATTACAAATTAAAAGTGAAAATGATAGGAAGCTCGAATTTACGCGGGAAACGTTTGATGCCTTAAACAGACAATTAAGAATGTCACCTGCAGAAGCGCTTGTGGCTTCAAATTTGAATACATCACAGAATTATAAGAGCCTCCTTCAGAATTTAACCGAGGCAGAGCAACTTTTAGCGCAAGAAATGGCACGGTTACAGCCGAATTCTCCAACGGTTCGCAGTCTTGAGGAAGAAAGGCGTCTATTATTAGCACAACTCAAGCAGGAAGCTCAACAAATTGCTCGCCGTAATCAAGTCAGTAACCCTGAGAGTCTCATTGGCTATCAAGGTGCTGTTACCGAAACGTTAATTGGCAAGTACCTTGAAGCTAAAGTTGAAATGGAATCACTACAACGGATGGATGCTGAGCTTTCGCGGCAAATAGATACTGTGCGCGCAGAGCTAGATCGCATCATGCGGTTGGCGAATCCCTACCGAAAAATTGAACAGCGCATGGCAGTGGCACAGCAATCTCTGCAGTTGTTACTGCAAACTCGGCAATCGCTACAACTACAAATTGCCCAGCAAGATTTTACATGGCGGCTACTGTCGGATATTGAGGATACTGAGCAGTACACGACAACGATGCGGCTGCTGGTTGCGTTGGCGATCGCTCTTGTTTTAGGGGGTGTCTCTGGGGTGGTGCTCGCTTTGGTCTTGGAGCTACTGGATGCGCGGTTTTTGGAGGTGGATCAGGTTCGTCAAAACACTCGTTTGCCGGTTGTTGGCCAAGTACCTATTGCCAGTGAATTTGATCAGTATTCGTTTAGCCGTTTGGAAGCCCCTCTGACCCTTTGGGGGCTGCAACACCACCTTGCTGGGGCAACACCAGCGTTTAAGGAAAGTTTTTACTTTCTGCTGAGCCATTTAGAGCAGCTTGGTCTGCAGCGGAGCCTTGCGATTACCTCGGCACAAGCAGGTGAAGGGCGCAGCACTATTGCGGCCTATATGGCTTTAGCCGCAGCAGCCATCGGTAAGCGGGTATTACTCATCGATGCCAATTTACGGCAGCCGGGACTCCATCAGACGTTGGGCATTGCTAACACATCGGGGTTGGCAGACCTTTTGAGTGGGGCATTTCCCCTGCCCGAATGGTCAAGCCTCTTAAGCGCCCAGACCGAAAGGTTGTGGGTGCTGACAGCGGGTCAGCCCCAGCAAGAGCCAATGACACTCCTGAGCAGTGATGCATGGCACGCCTTACTAGACGCTGCCAACGCGGCGTTTGATCTGGTGATTATTGATACTGCTCCCCTAGTCTCCTTTGCGGAAACCAATCGCTTATTGGCTAGGGTGGAGCAATCGTTATTTGTGGTTCGCCTCGGCAAAACTAAACGAGATGCCTTTGCAACAGCCCTCAAGGAATATGATCTTGGCCTAAAGGACAAAATATTGGGCATTGTCGTTAATGGCACGGCTGCTGCTAAACAGTCAGAGGCAGAGATTTCGCCAATTCCATCAATGATTACACCAGTGGCAGTCAATACTTAGTCGTTAGCTGATCCGACGGATAGTGCTCGCGGTGTTGCTGAATGTAGTTATGAATTGCCCTCATCCCCACCCCTTATCCCTAGGGAGAAGGGAGCTAAGATTCTTGTTCCCTCTCCTTCGGGAGAGGGCGGCAAGACTCAAACCCGAACATCATACTTCTATTCAGCAACGCCTTGCTCGCTATAATCGTAAAGATAATTTCCATTCGTCCCATTCGTCGTAATTGCTCAAGGATGCCTATGTCTGCGCCAACCCTCACCTCTGCCGTAAGAATGGATGCTCTCAAGCACGGCTTGCCCGTTACAATCATCACCGGCTTTTTGGGGAGTGGCAAAACGACACTCCTGAACCACATCCTCACCAATCAGGAGGGACTAAAAACCGCTGTCCTCGTCAATGAGTTTGGTGAAATTGGCATTGACAATGAGCTACTGGTGGCTAGCGACGACGACATGGTGGAGTTAAACAATGGCTGTGTCTGCTGCACGATTAACAATGACCTTGTTAATGCAGTCTATCGGGTGTTCGAGCGTCAAGACAAGGTGGACTATCTCGTGGTAGAAACGACAGGCTTGGCGGATCCCCTACCGGTTGCCCTCACCTTTATCGGTACCGATTTGCGGGATGTTACCCGCTTGGACTCCATTATTACCGTAGTTGATGCTGAGAATTTTAGCCTTGATCTGTTCAACAGCAGTGCTGCTCAAAGCCAGATTGCCTATGGCGACATTATCCTACTGAATAAAGCAGATCTAGTCAGTGAGGAACGCCTCGCTTATTTGGAATCTCGGATTCGTGAGACTCGCGAAGGTGCCCGCATCATCCGCACCATCAATGCCCAAGTGCCTCTACCCCTCATCCTGAGTGTGGGGTTGTTCCAGAGCGATCGCTATTTCCAGCCGAACCCTGAAGCTCACCATTATGAGACTGCCGAACATGAGTGTGATGAGCACTGCGATCACCCCGATCACCATCATCACGATGATCATGGGCACCACCATCATGCTCACTCAAATCATCTTGAAGAGGATGGCTTTACCTCAGTTTCATTTGAGAGCGATCGCCCCTTTGAACTGCGCAAATTTCAGTATTTTCTAGATCACCAGTTGCCAGAAACAGTGTTTCGCGCTAAAGGCATTCTTTGGTTTAAGGAAAGCCCTCGCCGCCATGTGTTTCATCTCAGTGGTAAACGCTTTAGCTTGGATGATGAGGACTGGAAAGGCACCCCCAAAAATCAACTGGTACTCATTGGCCAACAGCTAGATCACGCCACCTTGTTGGCACAGCTCTCTGAGTGTGTGACTGCTGCTGAGGCAATTGTCAGCTAGGCGTTCATTACCATGGCAAAACAGCGTCGCAAAGCCGAATTGCCTACAAAGGTGTGTCCCGTCTGTGGTCGCCCATTTCAATGGCGTAAAAAGTGGTCAGCCTGCTGGGAAGACGTTAAATACTGTTCTGAGCGGTGCCGCCGTCGTCGTCCGTCCACTCATTAAAGTTTGCAGCGATTCGGCAGGCGTGCTGGCCTGTGAACACTGGGTAGTCATAAGCATGGATAAAATTCCACATTTGGAACTGCTGTCACACCCCTTTGCTGATCTACGTCACAGGGGATCTGTGTGTTCTGTGGCACACTAAGCAGTAAGGTTTCTGATAGACCCTCATGTTCAACCCTCTCACCGTTCGTTTTTGGGGGGTGCGCGGCAGCATCCCCTCTCCGGGTTCTCACACCGTTCGCTATGGCGGGAATACCCCCTGTGTGGAAATCCAAGCCAACGGTCAGCGCATTATTTTTGATGGCGGTACAGGGTTACGGGTTTTAGGCGAGCACCTGATGGCGCAATTGCCCGTTTCTGCCCACCTCTTTTTTACCCATACCCACTGGGATCACATTCAAGGGTTTCCCTTTTTTCAGCCCGCCTTCGTTCCGGGGAACCAATTTCACATCTACGCCGTTCCGGGTCAAAATGGTCAGGGTATTGAGCGCCGTCTCAACGATCAGATGCTACATCCTAACTTTCCGGTTCCCTTACAGATTATGGGGGGCGACCTTCACTTTCGCGATCTAGAGATTGGCGAGCAGGTGCCCCTAGGGGACGGGGTTACAGTCAGCAATCAAGCGTTGCACCATCCGGGGGGTGGCGTGGGTTACCGTGTGAGTTGGCAGGGGATCCATGTGGCCTACATCACCGACACAGAGCATTTACCCGATCAACTCCATCCCGGCGCCTTAGCCTTGGCCGATCACGCCGATGTCATGATCTACGATGCTACCTACACCGACGAGGAATATTACCATCCCCGTCAAAGCAAAGTTGGTTGGGGGCACTCCACATGGCAAGAAGCCATTAAATTAGCGGCAGCGGCTAGCGTCAAGCAGCTCATCCTATTCCATCACGATCCCAGCCACGATGATGATTTCCTTGATGTCATTGGTGACCTAGCGCGAGAGCGGTTCCCCCAAACCCTCTTGGCACGGGAAGGCTTAGTCATCTCCGTCTATCCAAATGTGATACACTTCCCAGCGACGGCTCAAGCAAGCTAAACTCACCGTGTTACCTGTCGTTATTCTGCCGGGATATCTAGCCCCTGCTTCGGATTACTATCCTCTGCGGGATGAGTTGCGACGGCTGGGGTGGATAGTCGAAGTGGTGCCGCTAAAGGTGCGCTCATGGCTGCCTACCTTGGGCGGCCGACCTGTGACCCCTATTTTGCGAGTCTTAGAAGCAACTGTTCAATCTGTCTTAACTACCAGTGGTGCAAGTCATGTCACACTGATTGGCCATTCCGCAGGGGGCTGGATTAGTCGGATTTACCTTGGCGATCAGCCCTATGAGGGGCAGGTATGGGCAGGGCAGCAGCGGGTGCGTACCCTCATTACCTTAGGCACCCCCCACACCAGTCAAGAACGCTGGACGCGCCGTAATCTCGAGTTTGTCAATACAACCTATCCAGGGGCGTACTACTCCCACATTCGCTATGTTTGTTTGGCGGGCAAAGCCATTTATGGTACACCCTACGGCTCCTTTGCCAATTGGTTTACCTATCAAAGCTATAAACTCACCTCTGGGGAGGGCGCCTGCTGGGGAGATGGGGTTACCCCCGTAGCCGCTTCGCACTTGGCAGGGGCACACAACCTGACCTATGACGGTGTATTGCACGCCCCTCGCAGTCGGCTGCGCGATCGCCCCGATGCCCCGTGGTACGGCTCCCCTGAAATCATCGCCTCATGGCAGTCTTATTTAGACATTTAGCTTGAGCAAAAACCGCAAGACCCCTCCGCTTCAAA harbors:
- a CDS encoding tyrosine-protein kinase domain-containing protein, with translation MARLQPNSPTVRSLEEERRLLLAQLKQEAQQIARRNQVSNPESLIGYQGAVTETLIGKYLEAKVEMESLQRMDAELSRQIDTVRAELDRIMRLANPYRKIEQRMAVAQQSLQLLLQTRQSLQLQIAQQDFTWRLLSDIEDTEQYTTTMRLLVALAIALVLGGVSGVVLALVLELLDARFLEVDQVRQNTRLPVVGQVPIASEFDQYSFSRLEAPLTLWGLQHHLAGATPAFKESFYFLLSHLEQLGLQRSLAITSAQAGEGRSTIAAYMALAAAAIGKRVLLIDANLRQPGLHQTLGIANTSGLADLLSGAFPLPEWSSLLSAQTERLWVLTAGQPQQEPMTLLSSDAWHALLDAANAAFDLVIIDTAPLVSFAETNRLLARVEQSLFVVRLGKTKRDAFATALKEYDLGLKDKILGIVVNGTAAAKQSEAEISPIPSMITPVAVNT
- a CDS encoding NAD-dependent epimerase, whose product is MNILVTGVAGFIGNAVALKLLQRGDIVIGLDNLNNYYDVSLKKARLQRLEAFQQTHQFVFRKIDLADRQDVNQLFEDYPPQRVIHLAAQAGVRYSIENPLTYIDSNIVGFTHILEGCRHHAVEHLVYASSSSVYGANKKLPFSVHDNIDHPLSLYAATKKANELMAHTYSYLYGIPTTGLRFFTVYGPWGRPDMALFKFTQAILNDEPLPVFNYGKHRRDFTYIDDIVEGIIRVLDRPATPNPQWDGYAPDPGTSLAPWRVYNIGAHTPVELLRYIELLETYLGKKAQLNLLPLQPGDVPDTHADVLALKEDTGYEPTTSVEVGVQRFVEWYCDFYQIQI
- a CDS encoding CobW family GTP-binding protein; protein product: MSAPTLTSAVRMDALKHGLPVTIITGFLGSGKTTLLNHILTNQEGLKTAVLVNEFGEIGIDNELLVASDDDMVELNNGCVCCTINNDLVNAVYRVFERQDKVDYLVVETTGLADPLPVALTFIGTDLRDVTRLDSIITVVDAENFSLDLFNSSAAQSQIAYGDIILLNKADLVSEERLAYLESRIRETREGARIIRTINAQVPLPLILSVGLFQSDRYFQPNPEAHHYETAEHECDEHCDHPDHHHHDDHGHHHHAHSNHLEEDGFTSVSFESDRPFELRKFQYFLDHQLPETVFRAKGILWFKESPRRHVFHLSGKRFSLDDEDWKGTPKNQLVLIGQQLDHATLLAQLSECVTAAEAIVS
- a CDS encoding MBL fold metallo-hydrolase gives rise to the protein MFNPLTVRFWGVRGSIPSPGSHTVRYGGNTPCVEIQANGQRIIFDGGTGLRVLGEHLMAQLPVSAHLFFTHTHWDHIQGFPFFQPAFVPGNQFHIYAVPGQNGQGIERRLNDQMLHPNFPVPLQIMGGDLHFRDLEIGEQVPLGDGVTVSNQALHHPGGGVGYRVSWQGIHVAYITDTEHLPDQLHPGALALADHADVMIYDATYTDEEYYHPRQSKVGWGHSTWQEAIKLAAAASVKQLILFHHDPSHDDDFLDVIGDLARERFPQTLLAREGLVISVYPNVIHFPATAQAS
- a CDS encoding esterase/lipase family protein, whose protein sequence is MLPVVILPGYLAPASDYYPLRDELRRLGWIVEVVPLKVRSWLPTLGGRPVTPILRVLEATVQSVLTTSGASHVTLIGHSAGGWISRIYLGDQPYEGQVWAGQQRVRTLITLGTPHTSQERWTRRNLEFVNTTYPGAYYSHIRYVCLAGKAIYGTPYGSFANWFTYQSYKLTSGEGACWGDGVTPVAASHLAGAHNLTYDGVLHAPRSRLRDRPDAPWYGSPEIIASWQSYLDI
- a CDS encoding DUF2256 domain-containing protein, producing the protein MAKQRRKAELPTKVCPVCGRPFQWRKKWSACWEDVKYCSERCRRRRPSTH